From the genome of Asterias rubens chromosome 13, eAstRub1.3, whole genome shotgun sequence:
GTCGTGGTAATTTGACTGATAAACTATGACTGAACCCCTCTCCCCATTGTAGCTGCACCTTTACCATTGGGGCAATGATGTTCATCGTTGAAAATCTCCTGAGCAACATAATgaaacatttttctttaaatcTTTTAGATACCGCTTGGCCCCAAAGTACATTTTCCCTGCTGCCATAGATGACTGTACAACAGCTACAGTTGCTTTCTTACGTCGCCTTGAAGAGTTCACTGTCGATCCAGCTAGAGTTGCTGTCATGGGTGACAGTGCTGGAGGAAACCTTGCTGCAGCTGTCGCTCAAaggttgacctttgaccctaagTATGAGGGGTTACCCAAGCTGAAACTGCAGGTATTGATTTACCCTGCCTTGCAGGCGTTTGATTTGCAGCTTCCATCGAGCCAGCAGAATGGCGACTACTCCACTTTAGTTCTGGACCGTTTGACGACAGTAGAATTCATGGCGATCTACCTCAACAACAAACCGCATCTTAAAACTGCAATATCGCAAAACAAGCACACAACTCGACAAGCGAAGATGTCACCTAAGATACAAAAGTTGCTCTCACACGATTATATCCCTGATGAGTTCAAACAGAGTGGCTATACAGCACCACCAGCAGTCGATGGCGACCATGAGTTGTACGAGGAGCTACATCCGGTTCTTATGAATCCAGACTTTGCTCCTCTTATGCGAGAAGATCTTCAAGGTCTACCGGAGGCGTACATCTTAACGGCTCAGTTTGATGTATTGCGAGATGATGGCATCATCTATGCTAAACGTCTTGAAGAGGCAGGCGTTAAAGTCACATGGAAAAACTACAAGAATGGCTTCCATGGCATGTTTGGACAACAAGACACTCCACTCAACTCACCATCTGGGATTGTGGCCGACGAAGATTTCATGAAATTTATCAGGGAAAATCTGTAATGGACTTAAAGGACTAACGTCTGCCAAAGAGGGGGTTCAGGTCCCGGGTAGACTTGTGGGTAACTCTTTAATGGTCTTACTGTGCTAGGTTCTCCCCCactgccaaataaaaaaatgttggtaTACCGGGGAGCCAATGAAAGTGGAGCCTTCACACATTGTGTAATTACTGGTGTTATACCCCCTCAAATAAAGGTTGTAAtcttttttaagtaaaaagacTGAATTAGTGAAAGTCCAGCTAAAATACTAAGATCTCACAAAGCTGTCAGAGTTATCATGATATTTAATGCAGTAGTGTCATAATTAAAACACGTGTTTAGAAAGTAGGTTTTTTAGCCAGCAGGTGACAGCAGGTTGTAACAAAGCATCATGTCTGATCTATAGAATGATGTACAAagtaaataaattttaaaacacaactttttttcctttttgtatgcaagtcgccagacacacaagccctgaaggccacttcaaggtgtgggctacaattatttttgtccagaggacGTTGCCACCtgctcctagggctgaaacggggttaccccttttacagtccatacggatgtaggcttcagtcagtctgaagcctggccggtagagcagaaagcactacctccccaattttacgtagcaagtgtcacgaccgggattcgaacgtacgctctgctgatcaaacactagagcttgaatcaggtgctcttaaccgctcggccgtGACACATTTTAACTGAAAAGTTTGTCGTAGTCGTAGGGTATGTAGGTGTCTTTAATAATTACATCAAAAACCCTGACGTAAATAAACAGCTTTACAATTATTTACGCACTACATTTACGACCCTTGCCACACTGCCCACGGGTTACCTCAATCCTCCACTCCTATACCTTTTCACACCAAAATGTTTCAGATATTTTTCTCTGGATGTACCGTCCCCAATCGTCACAATCCTTCATCTTTTCACGATTTTAAACTCACGAAGGACTTGCATAAAAATGTCTCTTTTTATCCTATCCCAAACTTATTTTGACAATGGGAGATATCTTATTGCGGGAGTTCTGCCCTTGTCGCAAAGAAGATCCTCGGGTTTGGTCTTTTTCGGTGACGGCTACAAAAGAagaagagagaagaaaaaacaggtGTCAGATTTAACAGGTAAACCAAATGCCCTGTCTATCACGGGAAAGCTTCATTAAAAAGAGGCTAgaataaaacatccttttcaattgacaactcacacctgttatgtccatgtaattcctttttcaAACAGTGGACTTAAATGGATAATGCACAAACCGGTAGGCTGCTGACAAACCAAGGCAGAGTAACTGATTATCCATTAAGTTTAATCAACCAAAAAGTAATTCATAGTAAACTTTCTTACCCTTTCTCTTCGTTCTGTAAGTTTGGCATACTCTGTCGCATAAAACTGAAAGACTTCCTCGCAGTCTTTGCGAATCTCGTGTCCTACAGGATTGTACTGGATGCAGTTGTTATGAACCAACATCATGTCGACATGGAAACCCGAAAAATCATCATACTGGCCACTCTGAAAGCAAAGTGTGTTTTtgtgatttaaaacaaatgatgaaaagaagaaaaaacctgaaACATGGCAATAAACAAACTGGCACTACTTCAATTTATCCGAACAGATTAGAACAATAATTTTTACCATTGTGGCCTCAATGGTCAGAAACACCCACAGAGAATAACCGTTtctaaaattaatataaaaataaaaaaatttataTTCTAAATATTTCCTACAATATTCATAGTTTGTAACAAATAATTACCGTATATTTCCATTCAAGAAGTTCATTACCATCGTGCAAAATACACACTGCTCTAAACATTATGACAGAACCCAAGCCAAGGCAAAAGCCAACTCCCACGTTCAGAAAAGGTCCTTTGAGTCGGACAAGGGATAAGCAAGGTGTCTGCTCAATATTGAAGGGAGGTCTAATATTGTTAAAGTTTTACTAAGTGCACTTATCCACAAAAAGGTGCTCTGTTATAAAgtaagagagaaaaaaagaaaaaaaacgtgaaGAAAATTCAGTTTAAGACTTTTTAATTACCTCCAGTTTCCTCTTGACTGTACCAAAATCCATGGGAGTCTTTATAACTCGATTATAACCAGGCGCTTCAGCAGCTGCAACTATAAGAcatcagaagaagaagaataactaGCCATACGGTACAGGTTTTAACACCTGTTCAAACATTGAGTTAGTATTTCATGCAGTGTAAAGATAACTCAGTAATTTTGTGTGCGAAGAAGTCTTTCAGATGTAGTTATTTTCGTACTTTTCGTAGATATAACAGACTTTCTAGAGTCCGCAGGAATACATTTTCTAGTAAGAATAATAAACATTATATCTCTTATGAGAGTAATTATGGGTAAAATTGTTCTATAGAAATTTGGCTAATCTGCAAACATAAATTTGATCTCAGGTTATGGGTTTTTTGGTGTCATTTTAATTATTTCTAGTTTGACACCTGACACAGTTTGACacacgtcatcatgacatcctgaTTTAGTTGCATCTTCATCATGTTAAGGCTCAGTTACATCTTAGCTTCAAGGCTCGTTTCCGTTTCATTTTCTGTTAAatttatttgacaaaatgttcAATAAAATCGCAAAAAATCAGTAATGAAAATCATTTTGATATCCAAAACTTGCAACGGAGTGAATTCTTTACCTGGTCTTGTAAACCATGAGGCAGCATTCAAGTCCCCCTTGGATCGATTGGCACCTCGGAATCGCATCACACGCTGAAGCAAACTAACAAATCAATCAAGAACTAAAAATCAATTAAGAATTGGTAGTTGATCAAGAACTGATAATCAATCAAGAATTGGTAGATGACCAAGAACTATTAATCAATCAAGAATTGGAAGATGATCAAGAACTGATAATCAATCAAGAATTGGTAGATAATCAAGAACTGATAATCAATCAAGAACTAACAATAAATCATGAAGTGTTTTTcaataattaataatcaatCAAAGGTAATCAATCACCGATGATCAATCAAGAACTAATAATCAaccaataaaaaattaataattaaccAAGACTAAATAAACATATTTAAGAATTCTATGGTATCATCATCTAACAGTAAACCAATAATCAGTTAAAATTggaaaattaaacaatttgaaGTATTAAGTAGTAAATCAAGTTGCAACCTAAAAAATAATCATACAAATATTTCAGTTAACAACAATCTTTCAAATTATTTGTGCGGACGAAGTTCAATCAAATAATTCCTCCGTtaataatcaatcaaacaaatcaatcacACATTTCAGCAAACAATCGACAATTTCAGTGGATAGTACTacaatcaaacattttaatGAGTAATAGTCAAACATTCTAGAGGGAAAAAATTGATCAAGcatttcaatgaaaaaaaaacaatcaaacagtggACAAGGATCAATAAAATGTGTCAATAATCAAACATTTCA
Proteins encoded in this window:
- the LOC117298536 gene encoding neutral cholesterol ester hydrolase 1-like → MIKQILLVSALAVVAYIVLLPVPQEIEKPWTLKMITLVMKVMFFIGNSFPSTMKKLDERFRPGMREKGPNVPYTDTEFDGVLVRVFDDQKTGEISTKRPAIVFYHGGGWRLGHIDMQHGLLSEYARTLGVVIVSVEYRLAPKYIFPAAIDDCTTATVAFLRRLEEFTVDPARVAVMGDSAGGNLAAAVAQRLTFDPKYEGLPKLKLQVLIYPALQAFDLQLPSSQQNGDYSTLVLDRLTTVEFMAIYLNNKPHLKTAISQNKHTTRQAKMSPKIQKLLSHDYIPDEFKQSGYTAPPAVDGDHELYEELHPVLMNPDFAPLMREDLQGLPEAYILTAQFDVLRDDGIIYAKRLEEAGVKVTWKNYKNGFHGMFGQQDTPLNSPSGIVADEDFMKFIRENL